From Rudanella lutea DSM 19387, a single genomic window includes:
- a CDS encoding beta strand repeat-containing protein, with the protein MSFTGLKAGTLSFDASTIDNSTGNRKGTLKVYGSTDNGASFTDLNANYVATNNVAGSANVSVQLPAAYNNATLAIFRLYYHNGGTPAGTTGSRPKIAVDNLTVTGFENTVTLASSNSINCELTSATITAAASATDASTTYAFSAGATPVAPNSNQAVVNTAGPHSVVVNTTGYISSSATITITVDQNPPVLSISPSATAICSGATVGLTASGAVSYTWSTGANTATINVNPTSTTTYTVTGANAGGCTSTSTVTVTVNSFGTAPTLTPSGTLGCGAPTITLTATPAGAANYAFTGPAAVTASGATATVNTPGTYTVTVTDANGCSATATATVTGTGGSCPVQNVTKNLFYATIQAAVSAASANDLIYVPAGTYDELVVIDKPLSLSGQGVSTNVTFTGTVPGSAVASLFTVASADVTIQNFGFTVNQSKTHSAIHTTGNDRSNLRVLNNTITPVGPVAGSYGLRNAIAINPIVSTPNYTLDNDGFGGVVVQGNRVNATATNAFRAAVQIDLASGIIGGTGAGQGNSFTAINHDVVARFTEQGDITIQGNTAGGGGIQISDPNPGAGTITVSNNTFDGTFAQPTTGVLPSGALLRIQNNGISGTKTLLVQNNTFSNHRWAISAENNAGFTITGNTFTPNAAATDYRHISVNTKLIASNSATLTDAQMQTLGGTIAGNTFNGSSTPNSGTAIAFLNHRTAGAKFGAFTIGSSGSENQFNAAIGTFVMLDNSTGASSGYGSPFGDYAGVPSAITTMGPWATDLDIRNNRFDIGGGLTLPSAFNGTQRATLETRLFHKPDDVTVGRLLYFDPVRNLTQNTFFPTIQSAVNAANAGDVIQAAEYTFNERVTIDKSLTLQGASKTATILDGTGLSGTGSGISINSGVTNVTIRNLTVQKYVGNGPNSSAGIYAALGNNNLVISDVQSLSNSGGSGFYANGPVQSVTVTSSTFSGHDNSKGAARGIVIWNGFKQNIYIVNNTVTNNNCCGIELQDGTASGVTITGNTVTGNGDSGIGLTGLKGGAGANLIAGNTISNNGRFGIEVKNPNGTGATSGDGSIVVENNTVSFAASPSMNNRDHAGISVYRRAMLPNNTEGYPDVPTGVVVRNNTVTGFTHQNQVSAPTESEGFGIVIEGRNHTVTGNTLNNNNIGIQQQGGLHPTANYVANNAGDGLQDAGASPSYFGRGNSPTVCNNTVDANNFSGNTTDVRYSGPAAFTVTALASSATACIGQPVELSAQTVNGTAPYSFTWVAPAGATINATNLSAVTGTLSASGTQTFTVNAQDTYGCTTSATVVVTGKPLPVATLVGPAEICAGNSLTLTAGGGVSYVFSPNVVSSTGNTAIINAAGTYSVTATNSDGCTASKSLTVTEAAAATATLSSATLTCAQTSVTLTATGGTSYTLSDGQTNTTGLFTVTAAGNYTVTVSNAAGCTATATSSVTLNNTQPTLTISPSATTICAGTSTNLTASGAASFTWSTGATTAGISVSPTTTTVYSVTGTNAIGCTGTASVTVTVNQIPNVTVAVNPSQTVCAGTSITLTANAPAGSTYRWAPGLINNTSASFAPLLPINTTTTYSVTVTNAGCRTTISTEVTVNPRPTVSVSPSAASICSGQSVTLTANATGTGPFSYTWTNAPAGQQNNPFIVVDASGAYTVRVTDANGCTPLLPGASAIVTIGLPAAPVVSSTNNFTACEGTPVSLSASCVTNTTARWRASDGTITNASTLSSPSTAGTYNYTVVCVASGIGNCESTSILATATVSAAPVVSLAGPALVCSGSSATLTASAAAPGTTYVFSSNVVSSAGNTAVINAAGTYSVTATASGCSSTTSLTVGAGTTPTASLTNSGVLSCSNTTVTLTATGGNSYTLSNGQSNTTGIFTVSTAGTYTVTVGNGDGCTSTATTTVTSTTNAITATLVASGTLSCANPSVTLTATPSGLASYVFSAGATQIGGSTGNTATVTTAGTYSVTITDAGGCSAVAQVTVMGSSTAPVASLTASGVLSCSTTFVALTASPAGAVSYAFSSGATQIGGSAGNTATVTTPGIYSVVITGANGCTTSASVTVMGSSTAPTVSLANNGTITCNNTSVTLTATPAGQGTYMFSAGATQIGGSTGNTATVSAGGTYTVVVTAANGCTASATTTVESATNAVNATLAASGTLTCAQTSVTLTATGGNSYTLSNGQSNTTGIFTVSTAGTYTVTVSNAGNCTATATATVMSSTAGPAVTIAALPGNTVTMGQGLTLTASGATSYTWSTGATTASINPPTSATGTFTYSVTGTAGNGCSGTATVSITVSNTVAPACGSPAGTIGQPLALMEPIYNCQTGQIQFITVGGNGSPITFSAVGITGPTMSCTAMVDGQVAIDIRNQSTNVQPFVLFATQNGVTVSYTWNALAACSGGMGNNSPTVVNPVGPQSATVGVPFTLNIGNVFSDMETPNSLVLSVSGLPAGLTFSGTTISGTPSFSGVSTVTLRATDPGSLSTGATFTLTVSPASSTTVAPPANTAPTVANAVGPQSATVGTAYSLNVGGVFTDAQTPGSLVLSASGLPAGLSLAGTTISGTPSVSGVVTVTLTATDPGSLSASTSFQLTVSPAASTTTNPPVGGPLAATVVSYNCQTGAIVFGSTGGNGSAVEYLAIGITGWTTNTNHMIEAGLRADPKPVTVRVRQNGVEGTAFVFDFGAFCSGNPQPPTNTAPTVANAVGPQSATVGTAYSLNVGGVFTDAQTPGSLVLSASGLPAGLSLAGTTISGTPSVSGVVTVTLTATDPGNLAGSTSFQLTVSPATSGTTTPPAPASCGSPANTLGGALQITGVADVNCQTGTFRILTSGGDGSAISYANIVGLKNADPTNCLRSLDNQDLINAVNNPSSDINPFQLRVTQGGNTSNTFSFNFKGFCTGGARVARETAAELEVTVMGNPTSAESVEVEVRGAGDEAITLRVVALQGQSVSNQLVTPASGVARGRVKLGESAGTYLLQVSTPTRTKTVKVVRQ; encoded by the coding sequence GTGAGCTTCACGGGGCTGAAAGCCGGAACACTGTCGTTCGATGCGTCGACAATAGATAACAGTACTGGCAACCGAAAGGGTACGTTGAAAGTATATGGATCAACCGACAACGGCGCCAGCTTTACAGACCTGAATGCCAACTATGTAGCGACCAACAACGTAGCTGGTTCAGCAAACGTATCGGTGCAGTTACCAGCGGCATATAATAATGCAACTTTAGCCATCTTCCGGCTGTACTACCATAACGGTGGTACACCTGCAGGCACTACGGGCAGCCGTCCGAAAATTGCGGTTGATAATCTGACAGTCACGGGTTTCGAAAACACCGTTACGCTCGCCAGCAGCAACTCGATTAACTGCGAGCTGACTTCGGCAACCATCACGGCGGCTGCTTCGGCCACCGATGCATCAACAACGTACGCATTTAGCGCGGGGGCTACTCCCGTTGCCCCGAATAGCAATCAGGCTGTCGTCAACACGGCAGGCCCCCACTCAGTCGTAGTCAATACGACTGGTTACATATCGAGTTCGGCCACGATTACCATCACCGTTGATCAAAACCCGCCCGTGCTGAGCATTTCGCCTTCGGCAACGGCCATTTGTAGCGGGGCTACGGTAGGCCTTACGGCAAGCGGTGCAGTATCGTACACCTGGAGTACAGGGGCTAACACGGCCACCATTAACGTCAACCCCACCAGCACCACTACCTACACAGTAACCGGTGCCAACGCGGGCGGCTGTACCAGCACCAGTACGGTAACGGTAACAGTGAACTCGTTCGGAACAGCACCCACGCTCACGCCGAGCGGGACACTGGGTTGCGGAGCGCCAACCATAACACTGACCGCTACGCCAGCCGGTGCGGCTAATTATGCGTTTACGGGTCCGGCGGCTGTTACCGCAAGCGGAGCCACGGCCACCGTAAATACCCCCGGCACGTACACGGTTACAGTAACCGATGCCAACGGCTGCTCGGCTACGGCCACCGCTACCGTAACGGGCACGGGGGGCAGCTGCCCAGTGCAGAACGTGACCAAGAATCTGTTCTACGCCACGATTCAGGCAGCCGTTTCGGCCGCGAGTGCCAACGACCTCATCTATGTACCCGCCGGCACCTACGACGAGCTGGTGGTGATCGACAAGCCGCTTTCGCTCAGCGGTCAGGGCGTCAGCACCAATGTGACCTTTACGGGTACGGTGCCTGGCTCAGCGGTTGCGTCGCTCTTCACGGTAGCCTCGGCCGACGTGACGATTCAAAACTTCGGTTTTACGGTGAATCAGAGCAAGACGCACTCGGCCATCCACACAACCGGCAACGACCGCTCGAACCTGCGCGTGCTGAACAACACCATCACACCAGTTGGTCCGGTTGCCGGTTCTTATGGACTTCGTAATGCCATTGCTATCAACCCGATCGTGAGTACCCCTAACTACACACTCGACAACGACGGGTTTGGGGGTGTGGTCGTGCAGGGCAACCGGGTCAATGCTACTGCAACCAATGCATTCCGGGCGGCCGTTCAGATCGATCTGGCTTCGGGTATCATTGGCGGCACGGGTGCTGGTCAGGGTAACTCGTTTACGGCGATCAACCACGATGTAGTGGCCCGCTTTACCGAGCAGGGCGACATCACCATCCAGGGTAACACGGCCGGTGGCGGTGGTATTCAGATTTCGGACCCCAATCCGGGAGCTGGCACCATCACGGTATCGAACAACACCTTCGACGGAACATTCGCACAGCCCACTACTGGCGTCCTCCCAAGCGGAGCCCTTCTGCGGATTCAGAATAACGGTATTTCGGGCACGAAAACCCTGCTGGTACAGAACAACACGTTCTCGAACCACCGCTGGGCTATCAGCGCCGAAAACAACGCGGGCTTCACCATCACGGGTAATACCTTTACGCCCAATGCAGCCGCTACCGACTACCGCCATATCTCAGTCAACACAAAGCTGATTGCCTCGAACAGCGCTACGTTGACCGACGCGCAAATGCAGACGCTGGGCGGTACTATTGCGGGCAACACGTTCAACGGCTCGTCGACGCCCAACAGCGGAACGGCCATTGCGTTCCTGAACCACCGCACAGCCGGGGCCAAGTTTGGCGCGTTTACCATTGGTTCGTCAGGTTCTGAGAACCAGTTCAACGCAGCAATCGGCACGTTTGTCATGCTCGACAACAGCACCGGAGCCAGCTCAGGCTACGGCTCGCCTTTCGGTGATTATGCGGGCGTACCATCGGCTATCACGACCATGGGCCCCTGGGCTACCGACCTCGACATTCGGAACAACCGGTTCGATATTGGCGGTGGTCTGACACTGCCCTCGGCCTTCAACGGTACGCAGCGTGCTACCCTCGAAACCCGGCTCTTCCACAAGCCCGACGATGTTACGGTAGGTCGACTGCTGTACTTTGATCCGGTACGTAACCTCACCCAGAACACGTTCTTCCCCACTATCCAGTCGGCAGTTAATGCCGCCAATGCAGGCGACGTGATCCAGGCAGCGGAGTACACCTTCAACGAGCGGGTAACCATCGACAAGTCGCTCACTCTGCAAGGAGCCAGCAAAACCGCCACCATCCTCGACGGTACAGGACTGAGTGGTACCGGCAGCGGTATCTCGATCAATAGCGGAGTTACCAACGTGACTATCCGCAACCTGACCGTGCAGAAGTATGTGGGTAACGGCCCCAACAGCAGTGCCGGTATCTACGCAGCTCTGGGCAACAACAACCTGGTCATCTCGGACGTACAGTCGCTGAGCAACTCGGGTGGCTCAGGCTTCTACGCCAACGGGCCCGTGCAGAGTGTGACGGTAACGAGCTCGACCTTCTCGGGCCACGACAACTCGAAAGGGGCAGCCCGGGGTATTGTGATCTGGAACGGCTTCAAGCAGAACATCTACATCGTCAACAACACGGTGACCAACAACAACTGTTGCGGCATCGAGTTGCAGGACGGTACGGCATCGGGCGTAACCATCACGGGGAACACCGTAACGGGTAACGGCGACAGCGGCATTGGCCTTACGGGCTTGAAAGGTGGAGCTGGTGCTAACCTCATCGCCGGAAACACGATTTCGAACAACGGCCGTTTCGGCATCGAAGTCAAGAATCCGAACGGAACGGGTGCCACTTCGGGCGATGGCAGCATCGTCGTAGAAAACAATACGGTAAGCTTTGCCGCCAGCCCATCGATGAACAACCGCGACCATGCGGGTATCTCGGTGTACCGGCGGGCTATGCTGCCGAACAACACCGAAGGCTACCCGGATGTACCCACAGGCGTTGTGGTTCGGAACAACACCGTGACGGGCTTCACGCACCAGAATCAGGTGTCAGCACCAACCGAGAGCGAAGGCTTCGGTATCGTGATCGAAGGCCGGAACCATACCGTAACGGGTAACACGCTGAATAATAATAATATTGGTATTCAGCAGCAAGGCGGTTTGCACCCCACGGCCAACTACGTAGCCAATAACGCGGGCGATGGCCTTCAGGATGCCGGTGCGTCCCCATCTTACTTCGGCCGGGGCAACTCACCGACCGTATGTAACAACACGGTGGATGCCAATAACTTTAGCGGCAACACAACAGACGTTCGGTACAGTGGCCCGGCCGCCTTTACGGTAACGGCCCTGGCCTCGTCGGCAACGGCCTGCATCGGGCAACCGGTTGAACTGTCGGCTCAAACCGTCAACGGTACGGCTCCGTACAGCTTCACGTGGGTAGCGCCCGCCGGTGCCACCATCAATGCCACCAACCTGAGCGCCGTAACGGGTACGCTGTCGGCATCGGGCACGCAAACGTTCACGGTTAACGCACAGGACACGTACGGTTGTACCACATCGGCAACGGTGGTCGTAACCGGCAAGCCTCTGCCTGTAGCTACGCTGGTAGGCCCGGCCGAAATCTGCGCGGGCAACAGCCTGACGCTGACTGCCGGTGGTGGTGTTAGCTACGTGTTCTCACCCAATGTGGTCAGCAGCACGGGCAACACGGCCATTATCAACGCAGCCGGCACGTACTCGGTAACAGCGACAAACAGCGACGGTTGTACCGCCAGCAAGAGCCTGACAGTAACCGAGGCAGCAGCGGCTACCGCTACCCTCTCGTCGGCTACCTTGACTTGCGCCCAAACGAGCGTAACTCTGACCGCCACCGGTGGTACCAGCTATACCCTGAGCGACGGACAGACCAACACAACGGGTCTCTTCACCGTAACGGCCGCCGGTAACTACACCGTAACGGTAAGCAACGCAGCCGGATGTACCGCTACAGCGACCTCATCGGTAACGCTGAATAACACGCAGCCTACCCTGACCATCAGCCCCTCGGCCACCACGATCTGTGCCGGCACGAGTACGAACCTGACAGCCAGCGGTGCGGCATCGTTCACCTGGAGTACAGGCGCCACAACGGCCGGTATCAGCGTATCGCCCACGACGACAACGGTTTACTCGGTAACGGGTACCAACGCCATTGGTTGTACGGGTACGGCATCCGTTACGGTGACCGTAAATCAGATTCCGAATGTGACGGTAGCCGTGAACCCCTCGCAAACCGTTTGCGCAGGCACGTCGATCACACTCACAGCGAATGCTCCTGCGGGCAGCACATACCGCTGGGCTCCGGGTCTGATCAACAACACTTCAGCCTCGTTTGCTCCGCTGCTTCCGATCAACACAACCACTACGTACAGTGTAACGGTAACCAACGCCGGTTGCCGCACCACCATCAGTACGGAGGTCACCGTGAACCCACGGCCAACGGTATCGGTATCGCCAAGCGCAGCCTCGATTTGCTCAGGTCAGTCGGTAACGCTGACGGCCAACGCAACCGGCACGGGTCCGTTCAGCTACACCTGGACCAACGCGCCAGCGGGTCAGCAGAACAATCCGTTTATCGTGGTTGATGCAAGTGGTGCCTACACGGTTCGGGTAACCGATGCCAACGGATGTACCCCATTGCTGCCGGGTGCTTCAGCCATTGTAACGATTGGTCTGCCAGCCGCTCCTGTGGTCAGCAGCACCAACAACTTCACGGCCTGCGAGGGTACGCCAGTTAGCCTGTCGGCCAGCTGCGTAACGAATACAACCGCCCGCTGGCGTGCAAGCGATGGTACCATCACCAACGCATCAACGCTCAGCAGCCCAAGCACGGCCGGTACGTATAACTACACGGTTGTCTGCGTAGCTTCGGGCATTGGCAACTGCGAAAGCACCTCGATTCTGGCAACGGCTACTGTATCGGCTGCGCCGGTGGTTAGCCTGGCAGGTCCGGCCCTGGTGTGCTCAGGTAGCAGCGCTACGCTGACGGCATCGGCGGCTGCACCCGGCACCACGTATGTGTTCTCGTCGAATGTGGTGAGCAGTGCCGGTAACACGGCGGTGATCAACGCGGCAGGCACCTACTCGGTAACGGCTACGGCCAGCGGTTGCTCGTCGACCACCAGCCTCACCGTAGGTGCGGGTACGACGCCAACGGCTTCGCTCACCAACAGCGGTGTACTGAGCTGCTCGAACACGACGGTTACGCTGACCGCTACGGGCGGCAACAGCTACACCCTGAGCAATGGGCAGAGCAATACGACGGGTATCTTCACCGTATCAACAGCCGGTACTTATACCGTGACGGTAGGTAACGGCGACGGTTGCACCTCGACGGCAACAACTACGGTAACGAGCACCACCAACGCCATCACGGCAACACTGGTGGCGAGCGGAACCCTCTCGTGCGCCAACCCAAGCGTAACCCTTACGGCTACCCCATCGGGTCTGGCTTCGTATGTGTTCAGTGCGGGTGCTACCCAAATTGGTGGCAGCACGGGTAATACCGCTACCGTAACCACGGCGGGTACGTACTCCGTTACGATCACCGACGCGGGTGGTTGCTCGGCAGTGGCACAGGTTACCGTAATGGGTAGCTCAACCGCTCCGGTGGCCTCACTCACCGCCAGCGGTGTACTCAGCTGCTCAACTACGTTTGTTGCCCTGACCGCTTCACCAGCGGGTGCTGTCTCGTACGCATTCAGTTCAGGTGCCACCCAGATTGGCGGCAGTGCGGGCAATACGGCTACCGTAACGACACCGGGTATCTACTCAGTAGTCATCACGGGTGCTAATGGCTGCACCACCTCGGCTTCGGTTACGGTGATGGGCAGCAGTACCGCCCCAACGGTCAGCCTGGCCAACAACGGCACCATTACCTGCAACAACACGAGCGTAACACTGACCGCTACGCCGGCTGGTCAGGGTACGTATATGTTCAGCGCGGGTGCTACGCAGATTGGCGGCAGCACGGGTAACACCGCTACGGTATCGGCAGGTGGTACTTACACCGTTGTAGTAACGGCGGCTAACGGCTGCACGGCTTCGGCTACAACCACGGTCGAAAGCGCCACCAACGCGGTCAACGCAACACTGGCAGCTTCTGGTACACTCACCTGTGCCCAAACGAGCGTGACCCTGACAGCTACGGGTGGCAACAGCTACACCCTGAGCAACGGTCAGTCCAACACGACGGGTATCTTCACCGTATCGACGGCCGGTACATACACCGTAACCGTAAGCAATGCCGGCAACTGCACGGCAACCGCTACCGCGACGGTGATGAGCAGCACCGCTGGCCCGGCCGTAACGATTGCGGCTCTGCCGGGTAATACGGTAACGATGGGTCAAGGCCTGACGCTGACGGCCTCGGGTGCCACCAGCTACACCTGGAGCACCGGTGCCACCACGGCGAGCATCAACCCGCCCACCTCAGCAACGGGAACCTTTACCTACTCGGTAACGGGTACAGCGGGTAACGGCTGCTCAGGCACGGCGACGGTCTCAATCACGGTATCGAACACAGTAGCACCGGCCTGTGGTAGCCCAGCAGGTACCATTGGTCAGCCGCTGGCGCTGATGGAGCCGATCTACAACTGTCAGACAGGTCAGATTCAGTTTATCACCGTAGGTGGTAACGGTAGCCCGATTACGTTCTCGGCAGTGGGTATCACTGGCCCAACCATGAGCTGCACAGCGATGGTTGACGGTCAGGTAGCGATCGACATCCGCAACCAGAGCACCAACGTGCAACCGTTTGTTCTGTTTGCAACGCAAAATGGCGTAACGGTGAGCTATACCTGGAACGCCCTGGCAGCCTGCTCGGGTGGTATGGGTAACAACTCGCCAACGGTCGTAAACCCAGTGGGCCCGCAGTCGGCTACGGTTGGTGTACCGTTCACGCTGAACATCGGGAATGTATTTAGCGATATGGAAACGCCGAACAGCCTGGTGCTGTCGGTAAGTGGCCTGCCTGCCGGTCTGACCTTCAGCGGTACGACCATCAGCGGCACGCCATCGTTCTCGGGTGTGAGCACGGTTACGCTACGCGCCACCGATCCGGGTAGCCTCTCAACCGGCGCTACCTTCACGCTGACCGTAAGCCCGGCCAGCAGCACGACGGTAGCTCCGCCTGCCAACACGGCCCCCACGGTGGCCAACGCAGTAGGACCTCAGTCGGCAACGGTGGGTACCGCTTACTCGCTCAACGTGGGTGGTGTCTTCACCGACGCCCAGACGCCGGGTAGCCTCGTGCTCTCAGCCAGCGGTCTGCCGGCTGGTCTGTCACTGGCAGGAACCACCATCAGCGGTACCCCATCAGTATCGGGTGTGGTTACCGTTACGCTGACGGCCACCGACCCCGGTAGCCTCTCGGCCAGCACCAGCTTCCAGCTTACGGTGAGCCCAGCAGCCAGCACCACGACCAACCCACCTGTGGGCGGTCCGTTGGCCGCTACGGTGGTGAGCTACAACTGCCAGACGGGTGCGATTGTCTTTGGTTCGACGGGTGGCAACGGTTCAGCGGTTGAGTATCTGGCCATCGGTATCACCGGCTGGACCACCAACACCAACCACATGATCGAAGCTGGTCTGCGGGCCGATCCCAAGCCGGTGACGGTGCGGGTACGCCAGAACGGTGTGGAAGGAACCGCCTTTGTCTTCGACTTTGGTGCCTTCTGCTCGGGCAACCCACAACCGCCCACCAACACGGCCCCCACGGTGGCCAACGCGGTAGGACCTCAATCGGCAACGGTAGGTACCGCTTACTCGCTCAACGTGGGTGGTGTCTTCACCGACGCCCAGACACCGGGTAGCTTAGTGCTCTCAGCCAGCGGTCTGCCGGCTGGTCTGTCACTGGCAGGAACCACCATCAGCGGTACCCCATCGGTATCCGGTGTGGTTACCGTTACGCTGACGGCCACCGACCCCGGTAACCTTGCAGGTAGCACCAGCTTCCAGCTCACGGTAAGCCCGGCAACGAGCGGCACAACCACCCCGCCTGCGCCTGCAAGCTGTGGTAGCCCAGCCAATACGTTGGGTGGTGCACTCCAGATCACGGGTGTAGCGGATGTGAATTGCCAAACGGGTACGTTCCGGATTCTGACCAGCGGTGGCGACGGCAGCGCGATTAGCTACGCCAACATCGTCGGTCTGAAGAATGCCGATCCAACCAACTGTCTGCGTTCGCTGGATAACCAGGATCTGATCAATGCGGTGAACAACCCATCGTCTGACATCAATCCGTTCCAGCTGCGCGTAACTCAGGGTGGTAACACCAGTAACACGTTTAGCTTCAACTTCAAAGGCTTCTGCACAGGCGGAGCCCGGGTTGCACGCGAAACGGCTGCTGAGCTGGAGGTTACGGTAATGGGCAACCCAACTTCGGCCGAGTCAGTTGAGGTCGAGGTACGCGGAGCCGGCGACGAAGCCATCACCCTGCGCGTAGTTGCTCTGCAAGGTCAGTCGGTGAGCAACCAGTTAGTAACTCCTGCTTCGGGCGTAGCTCGTGGTCGGGTGAAACTGGGCGAATCGGCGGGCACGTACCTCTTGCAGGTAAGCACACCGACCCGGACTAAAACCGTGAAGGTGGTTCGGCAGTAA